In the Blattabacterium sp. (Blattella germanica) str. Bge genome, GTCAATGTATTGTATTGGCAATTGATACCAAGTATGATTCCAATGAATGGTGGGTTTATTTAAATGGAGGAAGAATTCCCACTCAAACAAAAACACTAGATTGGGCAAAAGAAGCAGCTAATAGAGGGGCAGGAGAAATATTATTAACTTCAATGAATCATGATGGAACTAAAAATGGATTTGCTTTAGATATTACTAAAAAAATATCCGAAAGCATTTCTATTCCTGTTATTGCTTCAGGTGGAGCTGGTAAATTAGAAGATTTTTATGAAATTTTTAAAATTGGAAAAGCAGATGCCGCTTTAGCTGCTAGCATATTTCATTATAAAGAAATAGAAATTCCAAAACTCAAATGTTATTTGAACCGTTTTCATATTCCTGTAAGAACTACAATGTGATTATGAATAAAAAATATTTTAGAAAAACAACAATCGATTTAAAAAGAGATTTGATTCCTGTGATTATTCAAGATGCAAAAACAGATAAGGTTTTAATGCTAGGTTATATGAATCAAGAAGCCTATCAAAAAAGTGTTCATGAAAAAAAAGTTACTTTTTACAGCAGATCTAAAAAAAGATTGTGGACTAAAGGAGAAATCAGCAAAAACTATCTATTTATTAAAGACATATTAATGGATTGTGATGAAGATACTTTATTGATTAAAGCAGAACCTGCAGGTCCTATTTGTCATAAAGGAACAGATACTTGTTGGAAAGAAGTTAACAAAAAGAATTTTTTATTTTATTTGGAAGATTTAATTTCCAGTAGAATTCATCAACAGAAAAAAAATTCTTATATATTTCAATTATCAAAAAAAGGAATTAACAAAATATCTCAAAAATTAGGAGAAGAAGCTGTAGAACTTATTATTGAATCCAAAGACAATAATAAAAATTTATTTTTAAATGAATCTGCAGATTTACTTTTTCATTATCTGATTCTTTTACATGAAAAAGGTTTTTCTATACAAGATGTTATCAATATTTTGGAAGAAAGACACTCAAAATACGAATCATGATCAAGGAATATTTAGCATTTTATGAATTTGAAGAGATATTCTCCATTTTGGATTTTCTTTTATGTAAGAAATTATTTTTGGAAAAATTGTAACAAAGTTAGTCCATTCAGGTTGTAAAAATAAAAAACAATTAGTGGTTTTTACATGAATAGCTTGTTCTTCTGCAAAAAGAAAATCTTTTTCATTAGAAATAATAATTTTTAATTCGTTAGTTTTTTTATAATTTTCTTCTAAAGGAAGTTTTATTTTTTTAGGAGAAACTGTAATCCAGTCCATATATTTTTCTTCTATAGGGT is a window encoding:
- the hisF gene encoding imidazole glycerol phosphate synthase subunit HisF encodes the protein MLAKRIIPCLDIKNGRTVKGVNFQHLKDAGDPIQLVCWYTKQGADELIFLDITATNEKRQTLTSLVRDISSHINIPFTVGGGIREEEDVELLLNAGADKISINTAAFKKPNLLEILSKRFGSQCIVLAIDTKYDSNEWWVYLNGGRIPTQTKTLDWAKEAANRGAGEILLTSMNHDGTKNGFALDITKKISESISIPVIASGGAGKLEDFYEIFKIGKADAALAASIFHYKEIEIPKLKCYLNRFHIPVRTTM
- the hisIE gene encoding bifunctional phosphoribosyl-AMP cyclohydrolase/phosphoribosyl-ATP diphosphatase HisIE, which gives rise to MNKKYFRKTTIDLKRDLIPVIIQDAKTDKVLMLGYMNQEAYQKSVHEKKVTFYSRSKKRLWTKGEISKNYLFIKDILMDCDEDTLLIKAEPAGPICHKGTDTCWKEVNKKNFLFYLEDLISSRIHQQKKNSYIFQLSKKGINKISQKLGEEAVELIIESKDNNKNLFLNESADLLFHYLILLHEKGFSIQDVINILEERHSKYES